One part of the Solanum dulcamara chromosome 3, daSolDulc1.2, whole genome shotgun sequence genome encodes these proteins:
- the LOC129882477 gene encoding U-box domain-containing protein 16 has protein sequence MAVSPESFQPRKRRPSADCFVAPNLSDRNLLKSLLLLSSEISTLQPLLFILKRNTYSIIRKSKLLSILFEELLGRDFKCSDDPTTSQQPITGFPPSAVLCFDELYIVLQRMKTLLEDCRNCSKMWLLMQIDVFSNIFHELTLELSTLLDILPSKKLKLNDDVQELLILITKQSSDKLAYVDPKDRDLRSQVVEMLDRIEREIVPDQCKLAEIFDKLTLRDCTSCRDEIELLEEEIQSQTDEKAKSDIIALIGFVRYAKCVLYGGSTPRTNSRRRRAAAAAADVNVPADFRCPISLDLMRDPVVVSTGQTYDRSSITLWFESGHTTCPKTGQTLTHTNLIPNSALKNLIAMWCREQKIPFESTELSVKSNGVVTNKTALEATRMTVSFLVNKLKASQVVESANRLVHELRVLAKTDSDSRACIAEAAALPLMVKLLGSEHPSLQVNAVTTILNLSILEANKTRIMETDGVLNGVIEVLRSGATWEAKGNAAATIFSLSGVPAYKKRLARKTRVVNGLMDLAREGPMNSKRDALVAILNLAGDREAVGKLIEGGVVEMVAEIMDGLPEEAVTILEVVVKKGGFVAVAAAYPLIKKLAIVLRDGTDRARESAAATLVNMCRKGGSEMVAELAAVQGIERVIWEIMGMGTGRARRKAATLLRVLRRWAAGLDAEVASGAYSDVNTNTSRIVLPG, from the coding sequence ATGGCAGTTTCCCCTGAATCTTTCCAGCCAAGAAAACGTCGGCCGTCGGCGGACTGTTTCGTGGCTCCGAACCTCTCTGATCGCAATCTCCTTAAATCCCTTCTTCTCTTATCATCGGAAATCTCTACTCTACAACCTCTCTTATTTATCCTCAAGAGAAATACATATTCCATCATCAGGAAATCCAAGCTTTTATCAATATTATTCGAGGAACTACTCGGCAGAGATTTTAAATGTTCAGATGATCCCACTACATCACAACAACCTATAACTGGCTTTCCTCCTTCCGCAGTTTTATGCTTCGACGAACTGTACATAGTTTTACAGCGAATGAAGACTTTGCTTGAAGATTGCCGTAATTGTAGTAAGATGTGGCTACTTATGCAGATTGATGTGTTCTCCAATATTTTCCATGAATTAACTCTTGAATTGTCCACTCTATTGGATATTCTTCCTTCTAAAAAGCTCAAGTTAAACGACGATGTTCAGGAATTGCTGATTCTCATCACGAAGCAGAGCTCGGACAAATTAGCTTATGTCGATCCCAAGGATCGAGATTTACGATCTCAAGTTGTCGAAATGCtcgatagaattgaaagagaaatCGTCCCTGATCAGTGTAAATTAGCCgaaatttttgataaattaactTTGCGTGATTGTACAAGCTGCAGGGATGAAATTGAGTtattggaagaggaaattcaaAGTCAAACAGATGAGAAAGCAAAATCAGATATCATCGCGTTGATCGGCTTTGTTCGATATGCTAAATGTGTGTTGTACGGCGGTTCAACCCCGAGAACAAATTCCCGGCGGAGACGGGCGGCGGCAGCGGCGGCGGATGTCAATGTTCCGGCTGATTTCAGATGTCCTATTTCTCTCGACTTGATGAGAGATCCTGTGGTGGTTTCCACGGGACAAACATACGACCGCAGTTCAATAACCCTTTGGTTCGAATCGGGTCATACCACGTGTCCCAAAACGGGTCAAACTCTGACCCACACGAACCTCATACCAAATTCAGCGTTGAAGAATTTGATAGCTATGTGGTGCAGAGAGCAGAAAATACCCTTTGAGTCAACGGAGTTGAGCGTTAAATCTAACGGTGTTGTTACCAACAAAACGGCATTGGAAGCCACGAGAATGACGGTGTCGTTTTTGGTTAACAAGTTGAAGGCTTCCCAAGTTGTAGAATCAGCCAACCGACTTGTTCATGAGCTTAGAGTCTTAGCCAAGACGGACTCGGATAGCCGAGCCTGCATTGCTGAAGCTGCAGCTTTGCCGTTAATGGTTAAGCTCTTAGGTTCTGAGCATCCTAGTCTACAAGTTAACGCAGTTACAACTATTCTCAATCTATCTATTCTTGAGGCAAACAAAACAAGGATAATGGAAACGGACGGAGTTTTAAACGGAGTTATTGAAGTGTTACGGTCTGGTGCCACATGGGAGGCAAAGGGGAATGCGGCAGCAACCATTTTTAGCTTGTCGGGTGTACCTGCTTACAAGAAGAGGTTAGCTCGGAAGACACGTGTCGTGAATGGATTGATGGATTTGGCACGTGAGGGGCCAATGAATTCGAAGAGGGATGCCTTGGTAGCTATTTTGAATTTGGCGGGAGATAGGGAGGCAGTTGGAAAGTTGATTGAAGGTGGGGTGGTGGAAATGGTAGCGGAGATTATGGATGGACTACCTGAAGAGGCGGTGACAATTCTCGAAGTGGTGGTGAAGAAGGGTGGATTTGTGGCCGTTGCAGCCGCATATCCATTGATAAAAAAGCTTGCGATAGTATTAAGGGATGGAACAGATAGAGCTAGAGAGAGCGCTGCAGCAACGCTAGTGAACATGTGTCGCAAAGGGGGATCGGAGATGGTGGCGGAATTGGCAGCAGTTCAAGGGATTGAGAGGGTGATTTGGGAAATAATGGGAATGGGAACAGGGAGGGCAAGAAGAAAAGCAGCAACATTGTTGAGGGTTCTAAGGAGATGGGCTGCTGGATTGGATGCAGAAGTGGCATCAGGGGCTTATTCAGATGTGAATACAAATACTTCCAGAATAGTATTGCCAGgttaa